In one Nocardioides luteus genomic region, the following are encoded:
- a CDS encoding FAD-binding oxidoreductase, whose protein sequence is MTTESQPSLVDDLSASVSEVVTDELSLLAASTDRSGSVAAGLPLAVVRAHSVADVQAAMRVASAHRVPVVPRGTGTGLAGGAVAGAGHLVVDLSAMDRILELDPVDELAVVEPGVLTARLDAAAAEAGLRYAPDPASAAICSIGGNIATNAGGLRCVKYGVTREAVLGLDVVLADGTLIHTGRRTMKGVAGLDLTALFVGSEGTLGVVVGATLRLRPRPVSTLTASAAYASVAAAARACAEVAAARRLPSMLELIDRRCLEAIDRFAGTSYAARGDALVIAQADGPAAESEIEAIAAVLGKEATWIEQGVDEGSSDRLVATRRQVLPAIEAEGAFFIEDICVPRSRLAEAVERISEIADRHGVRIYTLAHAGDGNLHPVIGWDPSPGDVPGVMPPAETAAGDEIFGLALELGGTTTGEHGVGRLKRAWLEPELGADSIDVQHRIKAALDPLGILNPGVGI, encoded by the coding sequence ATGACGACGGAGTCACAGCCTTCCCTGGTCGACGACCTCTCCGCCAGCGTCTCCGAGGTGGTGACCGACGAGCTCTCGCTGCTGGCCGCCTCGACCGACCGGTCCGGATCGGTCGCCGCCGGTCTCCCGCTCGCCGTGGTGAGAGCCCACAGCGTCGCGGACGTCCAGGCGGCGATGCGGGTGGCCTCGGCACACCGGGTACCGGTCGTCCCGCGGGGCACGGGCACCGGGCTGGCCGGGGGAGCGGTGGCCGGCGCAGGCCACCTCGTCGTCGACCTGTCCGCGATGGACCGGATCCTCGAGCTCGACCCGGTCGACGAGCTGGCGGTCGTCGAGCCTGGTGTGCTCACCGCACGGCTGGACGCCGCGGCCGCCGAGGCGGGCCTGAGGTACGCACCCGACCCGGCCTCCGCGGCGATCTGCTCGATCGGCGGCAACATCGCCACCAACGCCGGCGGGCTGCGGTGCGTGAAGTACGGCGTCACCCGGGAGGCGGTCCTGGGCCTCGACGTCGTCCTCGCCGACGGCACCCTGATCCACACCGGCCGGCGCACCATGAAGGGCGTCGCCGGGCTCGACCTCACCGCCCTCTTCGTCGGCTCCGAGGGCACCCTGGGTGTCGTCGTCGGGGCGACCCTGAGGCTCAGGCCACGGCCGGTCTCCACGCTGACGGCGTCCGCTGCATACGCCTCGGTGGCGGCGGCCGCACGCGCCTGTGCCGAGGTCGCCGCCGCCCGGCGGCTACCGTCGATGCTGGAGCTCATCGACCGGCGGTGTCTCGAGGCGATCGACCGGTTCGCGGGCACCTCGTATGCCGCCCGCGGTGATGCGCTGGTGATCGCCCAGGCCGACGGGCCCGCGGCGGAGTCGGAGATCGAGGCGATCGCGGCCGTGCTCGGCAAGGAGGCCACCTGGATCGAGCAGGGTGTCGACGAGGGCTCCTCCGACCGTCTCGTCGCGACCCGTCGTCAGGTCCTGCCGGCCATCGAGGCCGAGGGTGCCTTCTTCATCGAGGACATCTGCGTGCCCCGCTCCCGGCTCGCCGAGGCGGTGGAGCGGATCTCCGAGATCGCGGACCGCCACGGCGTACGCATCTACACCCTCGCCCACGCCGGCGACGGCAACCTCCACCCGGTCATCGGCTGGGACCCTTCGCCCGGTGACGTCCCGGGCGTGATGCCGCCGGCGGAGACCGCCGCGGGCGACGAGATCTTCGGGCTCGCCCTCGAGCTCGGTGGCACCACCACCGGCGAGCACGGGGTCGGCCGGCTCAAGCGTGCTTGGCTCGAGCCCGAGCTCGGGGCCGACTCGATCGACGTCCAGCATCGGATCAAGGCGGCCCTGGACCCGCTGGGGATTCTCAATCCTGGTGTCGGGATCTGA